The following are encoded together in the Microscilla marina ATCC 23134 genome:
- a CDS encoding YHYH protein: MKKIPVLLIALFVCIGITSCKKDADDATPTTTNTGGSDTTSTGTELPEAFKLFINDTEAKVDGDFVVITAKGVPDHKSPYWARNNALYEAYNGSNVNFKQNPNVIAEQNFTFRIPLNPAEATNKAATPFGAIGVTVNGVAIFNQYAAPGDDLSAEINTFDQHNGHPTSTGMYHYHIEPTYLTTNNKEGLVGFLLDGFPVYGPQENGKTIVNSDLDIYHGHTAATKEYPNGIYHYHITDNDPYINGQGFFGTAGTVTQ, translated from the coding sequence ATGAAAAAAATACCAGTTTTATTGATTGCCTTATTTGTATGCATAGGCATTACTTCGTGTAAAAAAGATGCTGATGATGCTACCCCTACTACTACCAATACAGGTGGGTCTGACACAACAAGTACTGGGACAGAACTACCTGAGGCATTTAAGTTATTTATAAATGACACAGAAGCCAAAGTAGATGGTGACTTTGTAGTGATTACTGCCAAGGGAGTGCCCGACCACAAGAGTCCTTATTGGGCTAGAAACAACGCTTTGTACGAGGCATACAATGGCTCTAATGTAAACTTTAAGCAAAACCCTAATGTAATTGCCGAACAAAACTTTACGTTTAGAATTCCATTGAACCCAGCCGAAGCAACTAACAAGGCTGCAACCCCTTTTGGAGCCATAGGAGTAACAGTGAACGGAGTAGCTATATTTAACCAATATGCGGCTCCTGGCGATGACTTATCGGCGGAGATTAATACATTTGATCAACACAATGGACATCCTACGAGTACTGGTATGTACCATTACCATATAGAACCTACCTATTTGACTACCAACAACAAAGAAGGCTTAGTAGGCTTTTTGTTGGATGGTTTTCCGGTGTATGGACCACAAGAAAATGGGAAAACTATAGTAAACAGTGATCTGGATATCTACCATGGGCATACAGCGGCTACCAAAGAGTACCCCAATGGCATATACCATTACCACATTACCGACAACGACCCTTACATCAATGGTCAAGGCTTTTTTGGTACTGCGGGAACCGTTACTCAATAA
- a CDS encoding toxin-antitoxin system YwqK family antitoxin has translation MSKVYIACIIVMIGSCQVRNSVTIPDVSVAATHKALKRQGGKWFYQNKPFSGTLVEHYTTGKVKSKSTYYQGEKHGVYKGWYAGGQRWFERTYIQGRKHGKQQIWWQNGQLKLTANIYNDMYEGSVKQWYFNGRLYRDFNYKKGKEEGHQRMWKTDGRIRANYVVKDGRQYGLTGVKNCKSVASK, from the coding sequence ATGTCAAAAGTATATATAGCGTGTATCATAGTAATGATAGGGAGTTGCCAAGTGCGCAACTCCGTTACTATTCCTGACGTAAGTGTTGCTGCTACCCATAAGGCATTGAAGCGACAAGGAGGCAAGTGGTTTTATCAAAACAAGCCTTTTTCGGGAACTTTGGTAGAGCACTACACTACGGGCAAGGTAAAAAGCAAAAGTACTTATTACCAGGGCGAAAAACATGGGGTTTATAAAGGATGGTATGCAGGAGGGCAACGTTGGTTTGAACGAACATACATACAAGGTCGAAAACACGGCAAACAGCAAATATGGTGGCAAAACGGACAGCTTAAACTGACCGCCAATATCTACAATGATATGTATGAAGGAAGCGTAAAGCAGTGGTATTTTAATGGCAGGCTTTACCGCGATTTTAACTATAAAAAAGGAAAAGAGGAAGGACACCAGCGGATGTGGAAAACAGATGGACGCATCAGGGCAAATTATGTAGTGAAAGACGGTCGCCAGTATGGGCTTACCGGAGTAAAAAATTGTAAATCGGTCGCCAGTAAATAG
- a CDS encoding M14 family metallopeptidase: MEEIPRIIGAYGNIDADTLMICTAGIHGNEPLGIEALRKVFHILERDQPNFKGRFVGIAGNKRALAANQRYLSEDLNRIWTPDKLENATNNRCQTPDCEELKEICQVFDQIDFTQYHQKIYLDLHTTSGENGTFIVTTQLAQSHYLTQRLEAPVIIGLEEKLKGTSLRYMHDQGFTSFAFEGGQHQNQQSIDNLVWSIWYTFLGAGCIAEDIIPEEVAQYTHLQEFTENLPNLMELEYLHSIKPEDQFKMLPGFKNFSKVTKGQLLAHDCQGEVKSPDDGYLLMPLYQPVGSDGFFLVKGAQAVVGN; encoded by the coding sequence ATGGAAGAAATACCACGCATTATAGGAGCTTATGGTAATATAGATGCCGATACATTGATGATTTGTACGGCTGGCATTCACGGGAACGAACCTTTGGGGATAGAAGCTTTACGCAAGGTGTTTCATATACTAGAGCGCGACCAGCCCAATTTTAAGGGGCGTTTTGTGGGCATTGCCGGAAACAAGCGGGCGCTTGCGGCAAATCAGCGGTACCTAAGCGAAGACCTGAACCGTATCTGGACGCCTGATAAGCTGGAAAATGCAACAAACAATCGTTGTCAAACCCCCGATTGTGAAGAACTCAAGGAAATATGTCAGGTGTTTGACCAAATAGATTTTACGCAGTATCACCAAAAAATTTACCTTGATTTGCATACTACATCGGGCGAAAACGGGACTTTTATTGTGACTACCCAACTGGCTCAATCACATTACCTGACCCAACGCCTGGAGGCACCTGTGATTATAGGGCTGGAAGAGAAGCTTAAGGGCACCTCTTTGCGTTATATGCACGACCAGGGCTTTACTTCTTTTGCCTTTGAAGGAGGGCAACACCAAAACCAACAATCAATAGATAACCTGGTGTGGTCTATTTGGTATACCTTTTTGGGGGCGGGTTGCATTGCCGAAGATATCATTCCTGAGGAGGTAGCGCAATATACCCACCTGCAAGAGTTTACCGAAAATCTACCCAACCTGATGGAGCTGGAGTATTTACATTCTATCAAGCCCGAAGATCAATTTAAAATGTTGCCGGGGTTCAAAAACTTTTCTAAGGTAACCAAAGGGCAGCTGCTCGCCCACGACTGCCAGGGGGAGGTAAAATCGCCGGATGACGGTTACTTGCTAATGCCGCTTTATCAGCCAGTGGGCAGCGATGGCTTTTTTTTGGTAAAGGGTGCCCAGGCTGTAGTTGGTAACTGA
- a CDS encoding SCO family protein, with translation MHTIKTFFGLTLIVAWLVCLHGCQPQQSKNTDEKPLPFYNKSDFTPEWIKKEEPKYQKIHTIAPFRFTNQDSESVTNETLKGKIYVANFFFTTCGSVCPRMTENLRMIQEAFDASDDVRLVSHTVMPWVDSLPRLRRFVKRKKIDTKMWHLVTGKKEEIYTLARQSYFAEEKPGFAKDADEFLHTEHVILVDKKGRIRGVYNGMVQLEVKRLVQDIKTLRNVG, from the coding sequence ATGCACACTATTAAAACATTCTTTGGGCTTACTTTGATAGTAGCCTGGTTGGTTTGCCTACACGGGTGCCAACCCCAGCAAAGTAAAAATACAGATGAAAAACCATTGCCTTTTTACAACAAGAGCGATTTTACGCCTGAGTGGATTAAAAAGGAAGAGCCAAAATACCAGAAAATTCACACCATCGCCCCCTTTCGTTTTACCAATCAGGACAGTGAATCGGTAACCAACGAAACCCTCAAGGGCAAAATTTATGTAGCCAACTTCTTTTTTACTACTTGTGGCAGCGTATGCCCTCGAATGACTGAAAACCTGCGCATGATACAAGAGGCGTTTGATGCCAGCGATGATGTAAGGCTGGTGTCGCATACGGTAATGCCTTGGGTAGATTCTTTGCCACGTTTACGCAGGTTTGTAAAGCGTAAAAAAATAGATACTAAGATGTGGCACCTGGTAACAGGTAAAAAAGAGGAGATTTATACGCTGGCGCGCCAATCTTACTTTGCCGAAGAAAAGCCAGGGTTTGCCAAAGACGCAGACGAGTTTTTGCACACCGAGCACGTGATATTGGTAGATAAAAAAGGGAGAATAAGGGGGGTATACAACGGAATGGTACAATTAGAAGTAAAACGTTTGGTACAGGATATTAAAACTTTGCGGAATGTAGGGTAG